The Triticum urartu cultivar G1812 chromosome 5, Tu2.1, whole genome shotgun sequence genome contains the following window.
CCCAGGAAGCAGAGGAGGTCACCCCCCGCGAAAATGATGAGGTCCGCCGTGCACAAGATCCTGGCGAAGACGTATCCTGGGTCGGCGGCCAGGATGAGGCGGACGTGGACGGCGTACATGCAGTGGCCGAGGAAGGTGACCACGAGCGCGAGGTAGGCGAGGGCGCGGCGGACccagcggcggcggcacgggAGCCTGGAGTAGGGCGCAGCAGAGCATCCCGAACCAGAGCGCGCTCTCCTCGTCGGCCTCCGCGTCCGTCCACTGGGCGCACCGCAGGAAGAAGGAGGACTGCGCCCAGACCAACATGCTGGCCGAGTGCGTAGGTGACCGCGTGGCCCAAGGCGAAGGACGCGAGGGTGCCGCAGGCGGTGAAGAGCGCCCATCCGCTGGCCCGCCGGACGGCAGCCGGGATGGTCTTGGTGG
Protein-coding sequences here:
- the LOC125555559 gene encoding uncharacterized protein LOC125555559 — its product is MDQRIAAALQGYINRAPPRRLEKQAHQAIAIRAATKTEQGTNRALLAAGLGVDPSTIAMDGNKTRDPLLATVATKTIPAAVRRASGWALFTACGTLASFALGHAVTYALGQHVGLGAVLLLPAVRPVDGRGGRRGERALVRDALLRPTPGSRAAAAGSAAPSPTSRSWSPSSATACTPSTSASSWPPTQDTSSPGSCARRTSSFSRGVTSSASWASSSEVATDEQGKAESADR